In the genome of Microplitis demolitor isolate Queensland-Clemson2020A chromosome 5, iyMicDemo2.1a, whole genome shotgun sequence, the window ctattagtaaattaatcaaacaattatttatttattcacctgctaattaataaataaataaataataaattacctcCGTTGGTATGTTGTAAGATTGATTACTTCCGGTTGGTGTTAATGAtctatcattaaaaatactcctctgaaaaattcatataattatttattaaaaataatttgtagccCAGCATCCAAACTATTGGAATTACATAAAAGTTGCTGatgaccttttttatagagaatttaattatctttaaaattttactgatgtACTTTTATCGTATTCTCAATAGTTCAGcggcaattttaaattttaactcaaGTATAAGAACAAGTATcctgttttaaaaattagcatataaattaaaaaggaataaataattaccatgtCAAAGTCAACATTCCCGCCCATAAATGAGGAGAAGTTGGTGGTAAAATCATTGGAACTGTTTCCTTGAGTCAATTCTGGCGGTGGAATGGCTGCGACATCATACTCTTGGACATAAGACCCGTACATTGGGGCGGGAGTTACGTCAATAATATTGCTACTGGGATTCAATTCATCACCAGGTAACTCAATGTCACTGTCAGGACTCGGTGACGGTGCGTTGATGTCCGGTGAAGGTATAGGAGACGTTAGAGTCGGCAGCAACTCATCGAGTttcttcttcaaattttttacacggCTACCAAAGTTTCTATAAGCCTACAAAATAAATCCAGTGATTAAACTTCCGtgtcttgataaaaaaaaaaaaaaaattatcaacttacATTGGCGACAATTTTAACTTCTCCCCTCTGAGTCTCGTAAAACTGATCCGCCTGCTCGAGCAGCTCCAATACCTGAGCTCTTTCCCTAATCTCAGCTTCTAGCGCGCGTACGTAATTCTCAACGTTGCTCACCGCGATCTCTACTTCCTTCTCCGCGTCCTCGACGTGCCTGCGATCTTTAAGCGAAGCGCAAAGTTCCTCGGCGTTATCAATGTCGACGTTACTTTCACGCAGGTCTCTCAGCCTGGCATCAGTTGCCTGCTCCAGTGTGGCACAGGACCTCATCGTCGAGATCAGCAGCGCAGCTTGGAACTCTTCCGGGACCGCGATCGGCTGAGGCTCGGCTTTCTTTTTCGGTGCAGCGGAAATGAGTCCCGACAAATCCGCCAGAAATTCCTCATCATAAACTTGCCGCTGGTcccagattttaaaaatacggaGAATCCGGTGCTTTACCTTCTCGTCCCGGACCATCGTCGTCGCTCGCTGCAATGTCGTACCCCAGGACTCgacgaattcaaaatttttacgctTTGAATACTGGATCACGTCATTTGCCAGATAAAATAGAGTCAGCCGGTGTTCAACTTTTActgaagaaattttaaattattaaattcttataaattatcatccagaagttagcaaacaattgatcattttttttcaacagtttaaattaaaaacaaaaaaaattaaaaaaatgcacatgtaggaaattaaaaaacctataagtgcaattttttcaaaataatttttttttgtaatttatcatttaaaaaaaaaatccaaaaattatttgacatttgctattttcattatcatagtaaattatcagacaattaacaattttcgaatttttgaactaattaattacaaaaaaaaaaaaaaactaaaaaaatgcacaggtagaaaattaataaacctacaagtgcaattttttaaaatactttttttttgtaatttattatttaaaaaaaaatccaaaaatattaaatgtcgGGTAAATTAAGTATcgcaataaattaatgattatttatgactaatagtatgataaatatcaaaatacctttttttaaaacctgCAACCATGAAGCGACGATTTTTTTGTGATGAGGACGACGTTCAAGACACCAGGATGACAAACTTTGAATCGAATCCTGTGAATCTTTAAGATTCTGCAGCCtcttttcgaaaaattcagcATCAAAATCCATTGACGCCATAatccataaatttaaataaacaaaatcctttatttataaataaatatgttatcaataaatttttaaaaataaaattatcaataaatcaattatttattaatatatttcaacTTGTCCCGTGGAACACGAGCCACCGAAAAAGTTAAGCAagatcattatcattatcacttAAAcactgattattatttaaaacaaactaTCACTGCTGTAAGATTGATAACAAACGATATGTATACCAATACCAAGACATGTGAGTGGATATTTTTCACGGCAATATCTTAGCGCTATTTATTTGCTTGGTAATTATGACCTGATTATTGCTAATGATGATGCTCAGCTatactttttatcatacactcactttattatatatttattgttattatatattattttttaaatcgcggtttattttattttgaggcTTTTTAATCACTCAGTGGAGGTACCAGGcggccattttttttcaatcatcaAAACATGACCGCGCAATGGCGATCACAGCGACAATTATttcttactattattattattttttttttatttaatttagtaattaattactaaattaattagcgacgatatttaaattaattatagttttttaataactggaaaataattttgacatttaaattttcccgcgtttattttaaataatttttaaatattaaaataaaattggagCCGCGCGTTGGAGGgaagatttgaaattttttagttacacGTGTAAGACGTCATTGATaattaagtaaacaaaatattaattgttatattaattacGTATTGTGATTAGGAATTACGTTGGTGGTAATCAGTAATTGAggcaaattttaaataattactgtacGAGACTTTTAATTGAcaggaattttttatgaggaaaaatttattatagttcGAAGAAAATCATACTGATAagtatatgataaatttatttatatatttatgataataatatattatttgtttagaaaatattaacgtttattaattttagtatcaagtttattaatttgtttatttattttacaaaaaattttaaagtttgaaattaatatgGAAGAAtgtgaatgtaactgacaagtgagaatttttttaatttttgaataaaaataaatgaataaaatgtaaagaaaaaaaatttaaaaatgaggatttaaatatttgaaaaatcagttcgcgcatttttttaaatttcagtatttatttaaaatttataaaatgtcttATGTCTGCTACACTTACACTCATAGTATGGAGATTTGCTATGAGTGTAAAGTAGCAGacgagacaatttataaatttaaaataaattaattaatttcaataattaaatttaaaaaaaggcgcGTAcggatttttcatttatcaaaataCGCATTATCAgatatcagacaaatttaaaattataaataaacggagtaaataatttaaaaaataatatttataaaaaatgcgctcactaatttcaaaattttttaaatgcgcatatttattaattatttcctctatttatttataattttaaatttgtctgatgtctgctacattcacactcatgaaaattgatttagaaatttaaaaaattcccacttatcagttacattcacactaatataatttacattttgaaaaaaattcaaaatttatcagacGTCAGTATCATTTTACTGAAAGCTGATTTTAATTACCagcttaataaatatatcaagtcATCATAATTGTgtctattaattttcaaaatggaaattttaaatgaataccGGGAAAAAAAGGATTCCAAAATTTAAGTAGCAgacacttgaaaattttgctGTCACTCataataaatcttataaaatctacaaaataagatttttgaaattttctcccacattttttcaaattttttttctgtcagtttaatttttaaaaaaactattcattTTCAGTTGCtatcaacatttatttatttatttatttattataaactacatatatatgtatgtacatacatatatatatatatatatttactcataTGGGCAGTAGGTAAAGATGTATCTCACAACATCGCATTCATAGCTAAAGAAAGAGCTTAGTAAAGAATGCGGGTCCATAGTGTTTTAAAATGGCGGATGCGAATGAAAAATTGCTCGccgaattattaaaaaaaccagGCAACAATGAATGCGCTGACTGTGGAGCAAAAAGTACGtatcaataataacaaataataagttaGCCCTCAAAAATAACcagttacaaaaataaattacttgttaCATACtcagtattattaattaacatttagtAACTGCGTTTAACGTAATAACACACGCATGTCTGTgatagataatttataaaacatttactAGTTACTCTGCTTTGTAATAAATGTCCTTGGCCTATTAGCATGTCCAGCATATAAATAAGtgacaaattataattaatgtattaCTTAACAATTGTTATTGACATTGACCGAGTAGACTGGACCCAGTAGGTCCTGGACCCCCCGCccacattttatttaactttcgctactagtaaattttaaatttcatttatttatttatttattgtagatCCAGAATGGGCTTCATACAACATTGGAATATTTTTGTGCACGAGGTGTGCGGGTGTACACAGATCGATGGGTGCTCACATATCAAAAGTTAAACATTTGAAATTGGATAGATGGGAAGATTCCCAGGTTACTAGGGTTAGAGAAGTTGGTAATAATGCTGCTAGACTTTACTACGAGGAACGTGTACCTTCTTGTTATAGAAAACCCAATGAAAATGCACCTCAGtaagttattttatgaatttattatttatttttataaccaaTAAATTTGCGGTGACCACATTTCTGGAAAACctggaaattataaatatactgaaAAAATCAGGGAATTTCGTCACaaagctggaaaaattttaactttcttttcttttgactgaaaaaatccgataaattttttttctgtcgaAACTGTTCAAAAAATGGCGTGGCGTGAATAAGATTGTAATAtcgtcttgaaaaaaaattagtagaaatttattccaatagcgaaaaaatgaagcagttagaatttaaaaggctgttagaaaaaaaaaaaaaagtcttagtaGAAACCAATCGTCAGAATCTTCAAGCTCTTAACATCCATATTGACaagttaaaaaaccaaaaacattaaaaattccaaaaatctGGTCAccatgtttaattaatttattaatagattaattaattaattaattaattaattagagttTTAGTGGAACAGTGGATAAGAGCTAAGTACGAACGTGAAGAATTCTGTCATCCAGAAAGACAAAATCAATATGTATCAGGTTTTATGGAAGGTTTTTTAATGAAGAGAGGCAAAGAAGACTCTCGTTACTACCCCCGTAAATTTGTCTTGTCTGAAGCTGACGACACGTTGAAGTATCACGTCAAAGAGCACAAAGATCCTAAAGCGGTGCTGAGAATATCAGAATTAAATGTCGCGTTTGCGCCAACGAAAACCGGTAATCAAAACAGTCTGCAAATATCATTTATGAAAGACGGATCGACGCGTCATATTTACGTCTACCACGAAGACCCGGAAGTTATAACGAATTGGTATCTAGCGATACGTTGCGCAAAGTTGCATAGGCTCCAAGTTGCTTATCCTGGTGCTTCGGAACACGAGTTGCTGTCCCAACTGACCAAGGACTTTCCCAAAGAAGGTTTCCTCTGGAAAACTGGACCCAGACACTCAGATGCTTATAAAAAGAGATGGTTTACACTGGATGGCCGTAAATTGATGTACCATGACGATCctatggtaaaaaaatattttgcaaatgattttttattgttattaattactaatataaattaataatttgttgacAGGACGCTCATCCTAAAGGGGAAATATTTATTGGCTGCAGTACAGAAGGTTTTGCGATTAAAACGGGCGTACCACCTGGTGCTAAGGATCAAGGATTTTCATTTACTCTAGAAACACCTGACAGAAGTTTTTTACTGTCTGCTCAGAGTGATGATGATCGTGCTCAGTGGATTAATGTTATACAAAAGGTTATTGATAAACCTTTGACACCTCAAGATGCAACAggtaattaagaaaaaaaacccgccaactttaaatttgaatatttatactttacatataaataatttattaaaaacgacATATGTATTTTTAGTTGCTGCAAGATTAGTAAGAAAACGTACTGCCAGTGGTACaatgaatatattattttcatcgaCAAGGTAGACCTGGATTTTCTTTagacatttattgtaaaattaaaataaatataaagttggttaattgtttaaatctCGTCCGtgttaaagataataaatatcaaggtATTATGTCTCAAGACAATTTACGAGAGCCAAGTCCAAAGTTACGgaaaaaagaacaaatttttaaaatatatatataagaacaAAACCACAGTGATGTTGACGCACACAACTGATTGTAAGACactctgattaaaaactccgattgagtCTGATTGGAATTAAATTGGATTTCTATCAGAAACTAAAATTCAATCAGAATTACTCGGGAGTGTTTCAAGTATCggattaaatttcaatcagaCTTAATCTCAAAAACTATTTATCCgattaatttttcgatttctgattaacttccaattataatttttcaatcggatttaatcggagtttttaatcag includes:
- the LOC103579382 gene encoding arf-GAP with dual PH domain-containing protein 1 — translated: MADANEKLLAELLKKPGNNECADCGAKNPEWASYNIGIFLCTRCAGVHRSMGAHISKVKHLKLDRWEDSQVTRVREVGNNAARLYYEERVPSCYRKPNENAPQVLVEQWIRAKYEREEFCHPERQNQYVSGFMEGFLMKRGKEDSRYYPRKFVLSEADDTLKYHVKEHKDPKAVLRISELNVAFAPTKTGNQNSLQISFMKDGSTRHIYVYHEDPEVITNWYLAIRCAKLHRLQVAYPGASEHELLSQLTKDFPKEGFLWKTGPRHSDAYKKRWFTLDGRKLMYHDDPMDAHPKGEIFIGCSTEGFAIKTGVPPGAKDQGFSFTLETPDRSFLLSAQSDDDRAQWINVIQKVIDKPLTPQDATVAARLVRKRTASGTMNILFSSTR